The following proteins come from a genomic window of Corallococcus sp. NCRR:
- a CDS encoding sigma 54-interacting transcriptional regulator, with amino-acid sequence MPELVFFRRGEEVLRVAVDRARVVLGRGDSSDVAIPDPEVSRQQVALLWDGQQCRVEDLSGKGTKVAGAVVERADLPDGADIELGQWRAVFRQHGASDDADAATEAGSATAVQGRDSQRWQPAQLRVRQGGTEAVHRLTGDSFTVGKDAGNDLVLQDRFISGRHLKVTRRDGVFHVVDLRSTNGTWLGPVRLFEAEVTLPTTLRVGEAELVLETVPAAKKEAQAFHGILGGDPSVRQLTDLIQRVAPSTAAVTILGESGTGKELVANALHACSPRANRPLIPVNCAAISKELIESELFGHEKGAFTGSVGARKGAFEEADGGTLFLDEIGELPLDLQAKLLRALESGEIKRVGASRPLHVDVRVVAATNRDLLAAAREGRFREDLYYRLCVVPLHLPPLRNRRGDVVALAEHFVRAFAPRGQTVRFTPAALERLQQHAWPGNIRELRNVVHRALLLRKGPSIDASDLSFDQEVNRETGITVPELPPGMTLEQMLEKLERQIIETALRRFNNNRERVARELGLARSTLFKRLKDWGLTKQDEQE; translated from the coding sequence ATGCCGGAGCTGGTGTTCTTCCGTCGAGGCGAGGAAGTGCTGCGGGTGGCGGTGGACCGGGCGCGGGTGGTGCTCGGCCGGGGCGACTCCAGCGACGTGGCCATTCCGGATCCGGAGGTGAGCCGCCAGCAGGTGGCCCTCCTGTGGGATGGCCAGCAGTGCCGCGTGGAGGACCTCTCCGGCAAGGGCACGAAGGTCGCGGGCGCGGTGGTGGAGCGCGCGGACCTGCCGGACGGCGCGGACATTGAATTGGGCCAGTGGCGCGCGGTGTTCCGCCAGCACGGCGCCAGCGACGACGCGGACGCGGCCACGGAGGCCGGCAGCGCCACCGCCGTGCAGGGCCGGGACTCGCAGCGCTGGCAGCCCGCGCAGCTGCGCGTGAGGCAGGGCGGCACGGAGGCCGTGCACCGGCTCACCGGCGACAGCTTCACGGTGGGCAAGGACGCGGGCAACGACCTGGTGCTCCAGGACCGGTTCATCTCCGGCCGGCACCTGAAGGTGACTCGCCGCGACGGCGTCTTCCACGTCGTGGACCTGCGCTCCACCAACGGCACGTGGCTGGGCCCGGTGCGCCTCTTCGAGGCGGAGGTGACGCTGCCCACCACGCTGCGCGTGGGCGAGGCGGAGCTCGTCCTGGAGACCGTGCCCGCGGCCAAGAAGGAGGCGCAGGCCTTCCACGGCATCCTCGGCGGCGACCCGTCCGTGCGGCAGCTCACGGACCTGATCCAACGCGTGGCACCGTCCACCGCGGCCGTCACCATCCTGGGCGAGTCCGGCACGGGCAAGGAGCTGGTGGCGAACGCGCTGCACGCGTGCTCGCCGCGCGCGAACCGGCCGCTCATCCCGGTCAACTGCGCCGCCATCTCCAAGGAGCTGATTGAGAGCGAGCTGTTCGGCCACGAGAAGGGCGCGTTCACCGGCTCCGTGGGCGCGCGCAAGGGCGCCTTCGAGGAGGCGGACGGCGGCACGCTGTTCCTGGACGAGATTGGCGAGCTGCCCCTGGACCTCCAGGCGAAGCTCCTGCGCGCGCTGGAGAGCGGCGAAATCAAGCGCGTGGGCGCGAGCCGCCCCCTGCACGTGGACGTGCGCGTGGTGGCGGCCACCAACCGCGACCTGCTGGCGGCGGCGCGCGAGGGCCGCTTCCGCGAGGACCTGTACTACCGCCTGTGCGTCGTGCCCCTGCACCTGCCGCCCCTGCGCAACCGCCGGGGGGACGTGGTGGCGCTGGCGGAGCACTTCGTGCGCGCGTTCGCCCCGCGCGGACAGACGGTGCGCTTCACGCCGGCCGCGCTGGAGCGGCTCCAGCAGCACGCGTGGCCGGGCAACATCCGCGAGCTGCGCAACGTGGTGCACCGCGCGCTGCTGCTGCGCAAGGGCCCGTCCATCGACGCGAGCGACCTCTCCTTCGACCAGGAGGTCAACCGCGAGACGGGCATCACCGTGCCGGAGCTGCCGCCGGGCATGACGCTGGAGCAGATGCTGGAGAAGCTGGAGCGGCAGATCATCGAAACCGCGCTGCGCCGCTTCAACAACAACCGCGAGCGCGTGGCGCGCGAGCTGGGCCTCGCGCGCTCCACCCTCTTCAAGCGCCTGAAGGACTGGGGCCTGACGAAGCAGGACGAGCAGGAGTGA
- a CDS encoding APC family permease encodes MAQLAEYGRRRPFMPRRRQGNGIMDLLLGRPLTSAQAMQEKTGVLTGVALLGLDALSSAAYGPEAALTVLRPLGATGVWLLFPITAAIVGLLLIVASSYAQTIAAYPSGGGAYTVAKQNLGRGAGLLAATALMLDYLLNVAVGISAGTGALVSAVPALRPHTLPITLGLLALLTLVNLRGVSEAGAVFVVPTWFFITSLSVVLAVGLFKLAMGEATPVQQPPPLAVPTASLGAWLVIRAFASGCTAMTGVEAISNAVPIFRDPSIRRARVTLGVIVGILVTMLLGIALLCRAYGVGATDPDGANYQTVLSQLIAAVMGRGVFYYVAMAAILCVLALSANTSYAGFPLVCQVLARERYLPPGFAHRGRRLALSRGILTLSGLAAVLLIVCKGITDRLIPLFAIGALMAFTLSQAGMVVHWSRHREEGWRWRRALNGAGAVMTALTLCIVGVSKFMHGGWAAFVLVPVGLLVLSRVHAAYTRTRRATELKRPVRLSAPSPIVAVVPVDRWSHASETALRFALTLSDDVRAVHICSGDTDEAALDSQWQHFVQAPLQERGRRPPPLVHVGSPYRALVWPLRDYVDALLEEVPGGTVAMVLPELLETRWYRAMFYGRRSELLRSALLLSGERRLVVVSVPWYLRTRAHPAPHSAWGDSAHPGDNG; translated from the coding sequence ATGGCTCAGCTGGCCGAGTACGGACGCAGGAGGCCGTTCATGCCCCGGCGGCGGCAGGGCAACGGCATCATGGACCTGCTCCTGGGCCGCCCGCTCACCAGCGCCCAGGCGATGCAGGAGAAGACGGGCGTCCTCACCGGCGTGGCGCTCCTGGGGCTGGATGCGCTGTCGTCCGCCGCGTACGGCCCGGAGGCCGCGCTCACCGTGCTGCGCCCGCTGGGGGCCACGGGCGTGTGGCTGCTCTTCCCCATCACCGCCGCCATCGTCGGGCTCCTGCTGATTGTCGCGAGCTCGTACGCGCAGACCATCGCCGCGTACCCGAGCGGCGGCGGCGCGTACACCGTGGCGAAGCAGAACCTGGGGCGGGGCGCGGGGCTGCTCGCGGCGACGGCGCTGATGCTGGACTACCTGCTCAACGTGGCGGTGGGCATCTCCGCGGGCACGGGCGCGCTGGTGTCCGCGGTCCCCGCCCTGCGGCCGCACACGCTGCCCATCACCCTGGGCCTCCTGGCGCTGCTCACCCTGGTGAACCTGCGCGGCGTCAGCGAGGCGGGCGCCGTGTTCGTCGTGCCCACCTGGTTCTTCATCACGTCGTTGAGCGTGGTGCTGGCCGTGGGCCTCTTCAAGCTGGCCATGGGTGAGGCAACGCCCGTGCAGCAGCCGCCGCCCCTGGCGGTGCCCACCGCGTCCCTGGGGGCGTGGCTGGTGATTCGCGCCTTCGCCAGCGGGTGCACGGCGATGACGGGCGTGGAGGCCATCAGCAACGCCGTGCCCATCTTCCGCGACCCCTCCATCCGCCGCGCGCGCGTCACGCTGGGCGTCATCGTGGGCATCCTGGTGACGATGCTCCTGGGCATCGCGCTCCTGTGCCGGGCGTACGGCGTGGGCGCCACGGACCCGGACGGCGCGAACTACCAGACGGTGCTCTCGCAGCTCATCGCGGCGGTGATGGGGCGCGGCGTCTTCTACTACGTGGCCATGGCCGCCATCCTCTGCGTGCTCGCGCTGTCCGCGAACACCAGCTACGCGGGCTTCCCGCTCGTCTGCCAGGTGCTGGCGCGCGAGCGCTACCTGCCGCCGGGCTTCGCCCACCGGGGTCGCAGGCTCGCCCTGTCGCGAGGCATCCTCACCCTGTCCGGGCTCGCGGCCGTGCTGCTCATCGTGTGCAAGGGCATCACGGACCGGCTGATTCCCCTGTTCGCCATTGGCGCGCTGATGGCCTTCACCCTGTCCCAGGCGGGCATGGTGGTGCACTGGAGCCGGCACCGGGAGGAGGGCTGGCGGTGGCGCCGGGCCCTCAATGGCGCGGGCGCGGTGATGACGGCGCTCACGCTGTGCATCGTGGGCGTGTCCAAGTTCATGCACGGCGGCTGGGCCGCGTTCGTCCTCGTGCCCGTGGGCCTGCTGGTGCTCTCCCGCGTCCACGCCGCGTACACGCGCACGCGGCGGGCGACGGAGCTGAAGCGGCCCGTGCGTCTGTCGGCCCCGTCTCCGATTGTCGCCGTGGTGCCCGTGGACCGCTGGTCCCACGCGTCGGAGACGGCGCTGCGCTTCGCGCTGACGCTGAGCGACGACGTGCGCGCGGTGCACATCTGCAGCGGTGACACCGACGAGGCGGCGCTGGACTCGCAGTGGCAACACTTCGTCCAGGCGCCGCTCCAGGAGCGTGGACGGAGGCCCCCGCCGCTCGTGCACGTGGGGTCGCCGTATCGCGCGCTGGTGTGGCCGCTGAGGGACTACGTGGACGCGCTGCTGGAGGAGGTGCCGGGCGGCACCGTGGCCATGGTGCTGCCAGAGCTGCTGGAGACGCGCTGGTACCGGGCCATGTTCTACGGCCGCCGCTCGGAGCTGCTGCGCAGCGCGCTGCTGTTGTCCGGCGAGCGGCGCCTGGTGGTGGTCAGCGTGCCCTGGTACCTGCGCACGCGCGCGCACCCGGCGCCGCACTCCGCGTGGGGCGACTCCGCCCACCCTGGAGACAACGGGTAG
- the gspN gene encoding type II secretion system protein GspN: MATETKTARWKLVLGYAAFAVVAFILCLLLTFPYDAVRSRLVTEAAAHGMAVRMDSLRPGLSGVTATNVRLSKPPTPLGAESVAALARGESGGLGKDELGEALIFDSVALRPALFPPGLVMKLKGMGGTVNIHVGGLSGTSLNVDVDGVQAGGGNLPAYTGVDMEGTLNAKLALSAPGTLIRGQPVDWSQASGTVALDTQGLTIKGGKAAIPMGGGPAMPMELPRVALGELKGDLQFDKGMGTVRDLNLKSEDLEGSGTGTLKLGRRLEYSELGLDVRLKFEQAFQQRLGPLALAVNMLPQDRDNPGWRGGRLTGMVSSPRFGPKR, from the coding sequence ATGGCCACTGAAACCAAGACCGCCCGCTGGAAGCTCGTCCTGGGCTACGCCGCCTTCGCGGTGGTGGCGTTCATCCTCTGCCTGCTGCTCACGTTTCCCTATGACGCGGTCCGCTCGCGGCTGGTGACGGAGGCCGCGGCCCACGGGATGGCGGTGCGCATGGACAGCCTGCGTCCCGGCCTGTCCGGCGTCACCGCCACCAACGTGCGGCTGAGCAAGCCGCCCACGCCGCTGGGCGCGGAGTCCGTCGCGGCGCTCGCCCGGGGCGAGTCCGGCGGGCTGGGCAAGGACGAGTTGGGCGAGGCGCTCATCTTCGACAGCGTGGCCCTGCGCCCGGCCCTCTTCCCGCCCGGCCTGGTGATGAAGCTGAAGGGCATGGGCGGCACGGTGAACATCCACGTGGGCGGCCTGAGCGGCACGTCGCTGAACGTGGACGTGGACGGCGTGCAGGCCGGCGGCGGCAACCTGCCGGCGTACACCGGCGTGGACATGGAGGGCACCCTCAACGCGAAGCTCGCGCTCAGCGCGCCGGGCACCCTGATTCGCGGCCAGCCGGTGGACTGGTCCCAGGCCTCCGGCACGGTGGCGCTGGACACCCAGGGGCTCACCATCAAGGGTGGCAAGGCAGCCATCCCCATGGGCGGCGGCCCGGCCATGCCCATGGAGCTGCCGCGCGTGGCGCTGGGCGAGCTCAAGGGCGACCTCCAGTTCGACAAGGGCATGGGCACGGTGCGCGACCTGAACCTCAAGAGCGAGGACCTGGAGGGCTCCGGCACCGGCACGCTGAAGCTGGGCCGCCGGCTGGAGTACAGCGAGCTGGGGCTGGACGTGCGGCTGAAGTTCGAGCAGGCCTTCCAGCAGCGGCTGGGCCCCCTGGCGCTCGCCGTGAACATGCTGCCGCAGGACCGGGACAACCCGGGTTGGCGCGGCGGCCGGCTCACCGGCATGGTGAGCAGCCCCCGCTTCGGTCCCAAGCGGTAG
- a CDS encoding RNA polymerase sigma factor: MGPHAAVLPFPTLDDLYALHRPRALAIARRIVGDTDDAEDVVQDVFLRLSRQPPGLDGRATWTTWLHRVMVNSSINWLRARRRRERLTHAPQEAVSPEAHAMGTQMQQHFHEALEEVNPQQRQVLYLREVRGLGSAEIARLLRIPEGTVKSALHRGRQRALTVMEERGQRP; encoded by the coding sequence ATGGGCCCGCACGCCGCCGTCCTCCCCTTCCCCACCCTGGATGATTTGTACGCCCTGCACCGCCCCCGGGCGCTGGCCATCGCCCGGCGCATCGTGGGGGACACCGACGACGCGGAGGACGTGGTGCAGGACGTGTTCCTGCGCCTGTCGCGGCAGCCCCCGGGACTGGATGGACGCGCGACGTGGACGACCTGGCTGCACCGGGTGATGGTCAACAGCAGCATCAACTGGCTGCGCGCGCGCAGGCGCCGGGAGCGGCTGACGCACGCGCCCCAGGAGGCCGTGTCGCCGGAGGCCCACGCCATGGGCACGCAGATGCAGCAGCACTTCCACGAAGCGCTGGAGGAGGTGAACCCCCAGCAGCGGCAGGTGCTCTACCTGCGCGAGGTGCGCGGCCTGGGCTCCGCGGAAATCGCCCGGCTGCTGCGCATCCCGGAGGGCACCGTGAAGAGCGCCCTGCACCGCGGCCGCCAGCGCGCCCTCACCGTGATGGAGGAGCGCGGCCAGCGGCCGTGA
- a CDS encoding general secretion pathway protein GspK, with protein sequence MAFPYFQQASRRRGKARTAVPQALAPRRSPAERKHRRSRGVALIIALVSITLLTVVATEFAYNSRVDLQLAANQRDEVRAYYMARSGISLGRLLLRFQKQVDQTPIPNPASLLSGLMGGALGGGAPGGTGANAFQPQSLNLQLWKLARVDCHMLKGLVKSDGAQGEDGRPVETEPVQVDSNFQMEGEDGEGAGAPMAAQMPRRSFGGFEGCFLATISDEEEKLNVMRLNTGGAEAQATALRMADMFADKRFEFLWQQDDANHVRSTPQDAVIALKDWSDEDTTQSTFNRNDPTNPFVAGFADEGSPYSRYEPRYDVKNARFDSLDELYRVHGVNDRFMAAFRDRLTVYPDINSKPNINTDDPIMLGLAIMSAADPNRPDPRLTDPVFLNELISRIRAARMFNFFGMSVADFLGVVEQAGIAVNPLIKGNVQQNRYLGDKSKTFTIKSVGEAGSVQKTLTAVIRLDDGLGKLVYYREE encoded by the coding sequence ATGGCCTTCCCCTACTTCCAGCAGGCGTCCCGCCGGCGCGGCAAGGCGCGGACGGCCGTCCCCCAGGCGCTGGCGCCGCGGCGCTCCCCGGCGGAGCGCAAGCACCGGCGCTCGCGCGGCGTGGCGCTCATCATCGCGCTCGTGTCCATCACGCTGCTCACGGTGGTGGCCACGGAGTTCGCCTACAACAGCCGCGTGGACCTGCAGCTCGCCGCCAACCAGCGCGACGAAGTGCGCGCCTACTACATGGCCCGCTCCGGCATCTCCCTGGGGCGGCTGCTCCTGCGCTTCCAGAAGCAGGTGGACCAGACGCCCATCCCCAACCCCGCGAGCCTCCTGAGCGGTCTCATGGGCGGGGCACTGGGCGGCGGCGCCCCCGGCGGCACCGGCGCGAACGCGTTCCAGCCGCAGTCGCTCAACCTCCAGCTCTGGAAGCTGGCGCGGGTGGACTGCCACATGCTCAAGGGGCTGGTGAAGAGCGACGGCGCGCAAGGCGAGGACGGCCGCCCCGTGGAGACGGAGCCCGTGCAGGTGGACTCCAACTTCCAGATGGAGGGCGAGGACGGGGAGGGCGCGGGCGCGCCGATGGCGGCGCAGATGCCGCGGCGCTCCTTCGGCGGCTTCGAGGGCTGCTTCCTCGCGACCATCAGCGACGAGGAGGAGAAGCTCAACGTCATGCGCCTGAACACCGGCGGCGCGGAGGCGCAGGCCACCGCCCTGCGCATGGCGGACATGTTCGCGGACAAGCGCTTCGAGTTCCTCTGGCAGCAGGACGACGCCAACCACGTGCGCTCCACGCCGCAGGACGCCGTCATCGCGCTGAAGGACTGGTCGGACGAGGACACCACCCAGTCCACCTTCAACCGCAACGACCCCACCAACCCCTTCGTCGCGGGCTTCGCGGACGAGGGTTCCCCGTACAGCCGCTACGAACCGCGCTATGACGTCAAGAACGCGCGCTTCGACAGCCTGGATGAGCTGTACCGCGTGCATGGCGTCAACGACCGCTTCATGGCGGCCTTCCGCGACCGGCTCACGGTGTACCCGGACATCAACTCCAAGCCGAACATCAACACCGACGACCCCATCATGCTGGGGCTGGCCATCATGTCCGCCGCGGACCCCAACCGTCCGGACCCGCGCCTGACGGACCCGGTGTTCCTCAACGAGCTCATCAGCCGCATCCGCGCCGCGCGCATGTTCAACTTCTTCGGCATGTCGGTGGCGGACTTCCTGGGCGTGGTGGAGCAGGCGGGCATCGCGGTCAACCCCCTCATCAAGGGCAACGTCCAGCAGAACCGCTACCTGGGCGACAAGAGCAAGACGTTCACCATCAAGTCCGTGGGAGAAGCGGGCAGCGTCCAGAAGACGCTCACCGCCGTCATCCGCCTGGACGACGGGCTGGGCAAGCTCGTGTATTACAGAGAGGAATAG
- the pilM gene encoding pilus assembly protein PilM has product MARILGLDLGSHSVKGVVLTSGTKSNTTQAYAEVRRAQEGDRADTLRAAVEELLGKMPQGHVDQVVIALPGPSLTTHAVSLPFSDSKRVEATLPFEVGSQLPFDISEVVYDYQVVGQKDTGGKEKAADLLVGVVKKEELQSLLALLGGLQVDPRVITHPALAYQNLLTQLPGLFEGMSEGGPVAVVDIGHERTAVAIGQPGKGVEFARAFAGGGRDLTRALATEFQTTVPEAHAWKEAHGAMASAAQGPDAERAANAFVRGLQPVLRELRPSFKSFAARTRQQVSAVVLCGGTARMPGLAEQLSKDLNLPVRVLALPVDATEKIGPREAPSAAQAYALAMRGNAAGVKAPRFNLRRGEFAFKGGYDYVKDRLGLLASFAVTLLLLLIAFGVVRNTVLSRREAEVDAVLCKTTQRILGTCETNYDRALNMLKGVESPAAALPAMSAVNLLAEVTQRIPPEVPVKFDRIQVDLDRIMLQGETDSSKQIDTLSAALKGHRCFKDVKEGKVEKTRDGQKVTFRLDVQVQCPGEPPAGET; this is encoded by the coding sequence ATGGCCCGCATTCTTGGCCTGGACCTGGGCAGCCACTCCGTGAAGGGGGTGGTCCTCACCTCCGGGACGAAAAGCAACACCACCCAGGCCTACGCGGAGGTGCGCCGCGCGCAGGAAGGCGACCGCGCGGACACGCTGCGCGCCGCCGTGGAGGAGCTGCTCGGGAAGATGCCGCAGGGGCACGTGGACCAGGTCGTCATCGCCCTGCCCGGCCCGTCCCTCACCACGCACGCGGTGAGCCTGCCCTTCTCCGACAGCAAGCGCGTGGAGGCGACGCTGCCCTTCGAGGTCGGCAGCCAGCTGCCGTTCGACATCTCGGAGGTCGTCTACGACTACCAGGTGGTCGGCCAGAAGGACACCGGCGGCAAGGAGAAGGCCGCGGACCTGCTGGTGGGCGTGGTGAAGAAGGAGGAGCTCCAGTCGCTGCTGGCGCTCCTGGGCGGACTCCAGGTGGATCCGCGCGTCATCACACACCCGGCGCTCGCGTACCAGAACCTCCTCACCCAGCTGCCCGGGCTCTTCGAGGGCATGAGCGAAGGCGGCCCGGTGGCGGTGGTGGACATCGGCCACGAGCGCACGGCGGTGGCCATTGGCCAGCCGGGCAAGGGCGTGGAGTTCGCGCGCGCCTTCGCGGGCGGCGGGCGCGACCTGACGCGCGCCCTGGCCACGGAGTTCCAGACGACGGTGCCGGAGGCCCACGCGTGGAAGGAAGCGCACGGCGCCATGGCCAGCGCCGCGCAGGGGCCGGACGCCGAGCGCGCCGCGAACGCCTTCGTGCGCGGCCTGCAGCCGGTGCTGCGCGAGCTGCGCCCGTCCTTCAAGTCCTTCGCCGCGCGCACCCGCCAGCAGGTCTCCGCGGTGGTGCTGTGTGGCGGCACCGCGCGGATGCCGGGCCTGGCCGAGCAGCTGTCCAAGGACCTGAACCTGCCGGTGCGCGTGCTGGCGCTGCCGGTGGACGCGACGGAGAAGATTGGCCCCCGGGAGGCGCCGTCCGCGGCGCAGGCGTACGCGCTGGCCATGCGCGGCAACGCGGCCGGGGTGAAGGCGCCGCGCTTCAACCTGCGCCGGGGTGAGTTCGCCTTCAAGGGCGGCTACGACTACGTGAAGGACCGGCTGGGCCTCCTGGCCTCCTTCGCGGTGACGCTGCTCCTGCTGCTCATCGCCTTCGGCGTCGTGCGCAACACCGTCCTGTCGCGACGCGAGGCGGAGGTGGACGCGGTGCTCTGCAAGACGACCCAGCGCATCCTGGGCACCTGCGAGACGAACTACGACCGCGCGCTGAACATGCTCAAGGGCGTGGAGAGCCCCGCCGCCGCGCTGCCCGCGATGTCCGCGGTGAACCTGCTGGCGGAGGTCACGCAGCGCATCCCGCCGGAGGTGCCGGTGAAGTTCGACCGCATCCAGGTGGACCTGGACCGCATCATGCTCCAGGGAGAGACGGACAGCTCCAAGCAGATCGACACGCTCTCCGCCGCCTTGAAGGGCCACCGCTGCTTCAAGGACGTGAAGGAGGGCAAGGTGGAGAAGACACGCGACGGGCAGAAGGTGACCTTCCGCCTGGACGTGCAGGTGCAGTGCCCCGGCGAGCCGCCGGCGGGAGAGACGTGA
- the gspM gene encoding type II secretion system protein GspM, with the protein MGKLKELFAPLQTWFERLSDRERKLVALASSAVLVFVLFVTLFSFANSAQGYRRRTQDKLAKLQEVQALAISYGQAQAERQNVEQQLTQSNVRLITYIEDKATAAGLTVPNMTPKGDVGVGDGKIIESSVELTFTDVDLRKLTDFLRTVETGPGIVKVKYLRVEPRPATDTLTAWTTVATYRMKQ; encoded by the coding sequence ATGGGAAAGCTCAAGGAACTCTTCGCGCCCCTCCAGACGTGGTTCGAGCGGCTCTCCGACCGCGAGCGCAAGCTCGTGGCGCTGGCCAGCTCCGCGGTGCTGGTGTTCGTGCTCTTCGTCACCCTCTTCAGCTTCGCCAACAGCGCGCAGGGCTACCGCCGGCGCACGCAGGACAAGCTGGCGAAGCTGCAGGAGGTCCAGGCGCTGGCCATCAGCTACGGCCAGGCGCAGGCGGAGCGGCAGAACGTGGAGCAGCAGCTCACCCAGAGCAACGTGCGGCTGATTACGTACATTGAAGACAAGGCCACCGCCGCGGGCCTCACCGTCCCCAACATGACGCCCAAGGGCGACGTGGGAGTGGGGGACGGGAAGATCATCGAAAGCTCCGTGGAGCTGACCTTCACGGACGTGGACCTGCGCAAGCTGACGGACTTCCTGCGCACGGTGGAGACGGGCCCGGGCATCGTGAAGGTGAAGTACCTGCGCGTGGAGCCCCGGCCCGCCACGGACACCCTGACGGCGTGGACAACCGTCGCCACCTACCGGATGAAGCAATAG